One region of Duncaniella freteri genomic DNA includes:
- a CDS encoding LysM peptidoglycan-binding domain-containing protein → MRTTAKERQTLLDIALQTGGHIETVLALAEANGMSITDRLEDGSVLIVPVPVEGGDTRTVELYKAHKVEPATEISPEDMAACPYGGIGFMGIEIDFIVS, encoded by the coding sequence ATGAGAACGACAGCGAAAGAGAGGCAAACACTGCTTGATATTGCCCTGCAAACGGGCGGACACATTGAAACGGTGCTCGCACTGGCAGAGGCTAACGGTATGAGCATAACCGACCGGCTGGAGGATGGGAGTGTGCTGATAGTTCCGGTACCGGTGGAGGGTGGAGACACCCGAACCGTTGAACTTTACAAGGCGCACAAGGTGGAGCCGGCAACCGAAATAAGCCCGGAAGATATGGCGGCTTGCCCTTACGGCGGTATTGGCTTTATGGGCATTGAAATAGATTTTATCGTGAGTTAA
- a CDS encoding DUF6046 domain-containing protein, producing MSLIPQPSLGGKKLPVSIDLAAMSWGQHMAKKLIRFKELGGSPERDGITVHEIGQPITDPEYWEGRWVLCPLRLERENGVGLTFADAVAAASREHRIISTALTGRDGTVKEYINAGDWAVNIVLGLQCVEGGEIADKWPTNEVREVRKLLEANEALRVHSEFLDALNIGRLVIRSYSLSQMTEANYQVVEISAVSDEDYEIFSTDYEQPKK from the coding sequence ATGAGCCTAATTCCACAACCGAGCTTAGGAGGTAAAAAATTACCTGTCAGCATAGATCTTGCAGCTATGAGCTGGGGGCAGCACATGGCTAAAAAACTTATACGCTTCAAGGAACTGGGCGGAAGTCCTGAGCGTGACGGCATAACCGTGCACGAGATTGGGCAGCCTATCACCGACCCGGAATATTGGGAGGGGCGCTGGGTACTCTGCCCCCTCAGACTGGAGCGAGAAAACGGCGTGGGGCTGACATTTGCCGATGCAGTGGCAGCAGCCAGCCGAGAACATAGGATTATAAGCACGGCTCTGACCGGTAGAGACGGCACGGTGAAAGAGTATATAAACGCCGGCGATTGGGCGGTTAATATCGTGCTGGGCTTGCAATGTGTCGAGGGTGGAGAGATAGCCGATAAATGGCCGACCAATGAGGTGCGGGAAGTTCGCAAGCTGTTGGAAGCAAATGAGGCTCTGAGAGTTCACAGCGAATTTTTAGACGCTTTGAATATCGGGCGGCTTGTGATTAGAAGTTATTCCCTCAGCCAAATGACAGAAGCCAATTATCAGGTAGTTGAAATCAGCGCGGTCAGCGATGAAGATTACGAGATATTCAGCACCGATTATGAGCAACCGAAAAAATAA
- a CDS encoding phage tail tape measure protein: MASVFDYIFRIGGNFVAQISGMSAAAGEFSARAEVAESRGRSFAASLATFSYATDMARNLSEAIGGLSSAGIKLDSQMHDLSAVAGVTGEGLKQIETFARQSAKAFGTDAAVAVEGYKLLLSQLTPELGKYPDALREMGDCIQTTSKLMGGDGVAAAQVLTTAMNQYGVSMEDPTAAAGEMARMMNVMAAAGQAGSAELPAISAALQQCGMAAKAANVSFEETNAAIQVLDKAGKKASEGGVALRNVLGQLSKGRFVEKQAREELEKAGIDVVALGDNSKSLKERLEMLKPMLNDSALLSKFFGVENANAARALIQGTESLQDFTTAVTGTNSATEQAAIVMDSYAERQARVNQQFEDFKITIFQATGDFSLWCGVLTSALVPIAQLAPLLTAGWRLMLLIKNLKWASMWSSVVGWVRAAGVNFALMNGTLSTTNMVSLGFIGNMGRATIGLIRFATVGVFNALKGLGALILSLVTSGTASATFSGIASTAFGTFATTASAACRAVSVAIMSIPIVGWIAAAIAALIAIGAYFWNTSAKFRAVLKGTWAAFKACFTGIGELAKNTFGAIGDLIKAAFNLSPSGIDAALKKLKAGFSDYGKQVGQAFNEAYNAEMAESAQKEGKKSPKGNKPTTNGSGATVPGVTVPEVNPTGNTLSGASGTGGKGSGSDGGGKIRNITVNIDKLVERFEIHTATVGESTEKVKAVILETLMGALNDTQLAMS; encoded by the coding sequence ATGGCAAGCGTATTTGACTACATTTTTAGGATAGGCGGCAATTTTGTGGCGCAGATAAGCGGCATGAGCGCAGCGGCCGGCGAATTTTCCGCAAGGGCGGAGGTCGCCGAAAGTCGCGGGCGCAGTTTTGCTGCGTCGCTTGCCACGTTCTCATACGCTACGGACATGGCGCGGAACCTAAGCGAGGCAATAGGCGGTCTGAGCAGTGCGGGCATAAAGCTGGACAGCCAGATGCACGATTTAAGCGCTGTTGCTGGCGTTACGGGCGAGGGTCTGAAACAGATCGAGACATTCGCGCGGCAGAGCGCAAAGGCGTTCGGCACTGACGCCGCCGTGGCGGTTGAGGGTTACAAACTGCTGCTCTCGCAGCTGACGCCGGAGCTGGGCAAATACCCGGACGCGCTCAGGGAGATGGGCGACTGCATACAGACGACCAGCAAGCTGATGGGCGGGGACGGCGTGGCGGCGGCTCAGGTGCTTACCACGGCGATGAACCAGTACGGGGTGAGCATGGAGGACCCGACGGCGGCAGCCGGGGAAATGGCGCGCATGATGAACGTAATGGCGGCAGCCGGACAGGCAGGATCGGCGGAACTTCCGGCGATAAGCGCGGCGCTCCAGCAGTGCGGTATGGCTGCCAAGGCTGCAAATGTGAGCTTCGAGGAAACAAACGCCGCAATCCAGGTACTTGACAAGGCGGGCAAAAAAGCCAGCGAGGGAGGTGTCGCATTGCGAAACGTTCTGGGCCAGCTCAGCAAAGGCCGCTTCGTCGAGAAGCAGGCACGGGAGGAGCTTGAAAAGGCCGGCATTGATGTTGTGGCTCTGGGCGACAACTCCAAGAGCCTTAAAGAGCGCCTCGAGATGCTGAAACCGATGCTTAACGACTCCGCGCTGTTGTCAAAATTCTTTGGTGTGGAAAATGCCAACGCCGCCCGTGCCCTTATACAAGGCACCGAAAGCCTGCAAGACTTCACGACCGCCGTAACTGGAACCAACAGCGCGACCGAGCAGGCCGCTATTGTCATGGACAGCTATGCCGAGCGACAGGCACGAGTAAACCAACAATTTGAGGACTTCAAAATTACCATATTCCAAGCCACCGGCGATTTTTCGTTATGGTGCGGTGTCCTGACTTCTGCACTTGTGCCGATTGCTCAACTTGCCCCATTACTTACAGCAGGCTGGAGACTAATGCTGTTAATTAAAAATCTCAAATGGGCAAGTATGTGGAGCAGTGTTGTGGGTTGGGTTCGTGCAGCCGGCGTTAACTTCGCGCTGATGAACGGCACACTCTCAACTACCAACATGGTATCACTGGGCTTTATCGGTAATATGGGACGCGCAACAATAGGGTTAATTCGATTTGCCACCGTAGGAGTTTTTAACGCTCTGAAAGGTCTGGGCGCACTCATATTGTCACTTGTGACGAGTGGCACAGCGTCCGCCACATTCTCCGGCATTGCTTCAACAGCTTTCGGAACTTTTGCCACTACTGCCTCGGCAGCTTGTCGCGCCGTTTCGGTCGCAATTATGAGCATTCCGATTGTTGGCTGGATAGCTGCGGCCATTGCTGCATTGATAGCGATAGGTGCTTACTTCTGGAACACGTCGGCTAAATTCCGGGCAGTGCTCAAAGGGACATGGGCGGCGTTCAAGGCTTGTTTTACCGGTATCGGCGAACTTGCTAAAAACACTTTTGGAGCAATCGGCGACCTGATAAAAGCAGCGTTCAATTTATCCCCCTCCGGAATAGATGCAGCCCTGAAAAAGTTAAAAGCCGGTTTCAGTGACTACGGCAAACAGGTGGGTCAGGCGTTTAATGAGGCTTACAATGCCGAAATGGCAGAGTCCGCCCAAAAAGAGGGCAAAAAGAGTCCCAAAGGAAACAAGCCAACAACCAACGGAAGCGGTGCGACGGTTCCGGGGGTGACTGTTCCGGAAGTCAACCCCACCGGCAACACTCTGAGCGGTGCGAGTGGAACAGGCGGCAAAGGATCCGGCAGTGACGGAGGCGGAAAAATAAGAAACATAACTGTAAATATTGACAAACTTGTCGAGCGCTTCGAGATACACACCGCGACCGTCGGCGAAAGTACCGAAAAGGTCAAGGCTGTTATTTTGGAGACCCTTATGGGAGCGCTAAACGACACACAATTAGCAATGTCATGA